From Pseudomonas sp. CCI4.2, one genomic window encodes:
- a CDS encoding efflux transporter outer membrane subunit has translation MKPGVRLTILALSVMLSACQFVGPDYHLPKDAALNRPDLQGELAGKGADVISAPVEQDWWRLYQDQRLNQLIQQAMATNTDLRVAAANLSRARMQVQEAQAAGGFHSSVKLGAQRLQESGEAYLLTEKVPVSNVGDVGISTSYQFDLFGTLQRGIEAAEANADATQAASDTARITLVADVVRAYAQVCAANEEQGIAQQSLDLQRESLKLTQRLRDAGRGDETQVTRSQTQFKSLGAELPRYTATRQAGLFRLSMLLAKPLDQLPAGVATCAQLPHIAQVMPVGDGAALLKRRPDVRQAERRLAVATADIGVATGELYPDISIGATIGTVGILDDLGKQATNRWGFGPLLSWTVPSNGSRARIHEAEASTQAALARFDGTVLNAIRETQTSLAQYTALLERRDALADAQQSAQQAAEQTHRFFRAGRASFLADLQATRTYTDVRAQLASANTQVAMGQIDLFLALGGGWESARNK, from the coding sequence ATGAAGCCCGGCGTCCGTCTCACGATCCTCGCGCTGAGCGTGATGTTGTCGGCCTGCCAATTCGTCGGTCCGGATTACCACCTGCCCAAAGACGCCGCCCTCAATCGCCCGGATTTACAGGGCGAGTTGGCGGGCAAAGGCGCCGATGTGATCTCCGCACCGGTGGAGCAAGACTGGTGGCGGCTGTATCAGGATCAGCGCCTTAATCAGTTGATTCAGCAAGCCATGGCCACCAACACCGACCTGCGGGTCGCGGCAGCTAATCTTTCACGCGCCCGCATGCAGGTTCAAGAAGCCCAGGCGGCCGGCGGCTTCCACAGCAGCGTGAAACTCGGCGCGCAGCGTTTGCAGGAGTCAGGCGAAGCCTATCTGTTGACTGAAAAAGTCCCGGTGTCCAATGTCGGTGACGTTGGCATCAGTACCTCGTATCAGTTCGACCTGTTTGGCACGCTGCAACGCGGTATCGAGGCCGCTGAGGCCAATGCCGATGCGACCCAGGCTGCGTCCGACACCGCGCGAATTACCTTGGTCGCCGATGTGGTGCGGGCCTACGCTCAAGTCTGCGCGGCCAATGAAGAACAGGGAATCGCCCAGCAATCATTGGATCTACAGCGGGAAAGTTTGAAGCTGACCCAGCGTCTTCGCGATGCCGGCCGTGGTGATGAGACCCAGGTCACGCGTTCGCAAACGCAGTTCAAGTCCTTGGGCGCCGAGCTGCCCCGCTACACTGCCACTCGCCAAGCCGGGTTATTTCGGTTGTCGATGTTGTTGGCCAAACCCCTCGACCAGTTGCCGGCTGGTGTTGCGACCTGCGCCCAACTGCCACACATCGCGCAGGTCATGCCGGTGGGTGATGGCGCCGCGCTGCTCAAACGTCGGCCCGACGTGCGCCAGGCAGAACGTCGACTCGCGGTTGCGACGGCCGATATCGGCGTGGCCACGGGGGAGTTGTACCCGGACATCAGCATCGGCGCGACGATCGGCACCGTGGGTATCCTCGACGACCTGGGCAAGCAGGCAACCAACCGTTGGGGTTTTGGTCCGTTACTGAGCTGGACCGTCCCCTCGAACGGTTCACGCGCACGCATTCACGAAGCCGAAGCCTCGACCCAGGCCGCCTTGGCGCGTTTTGACGGGACCGTGTTGAATGCGATCCGCGAAACCCAAACCAGCCTGGCGCAATACACCGCCCTGCTGGAACGCCGCGACGCCTTGGCAGATGCCCAACAATCGGCGCAACAGGCAGCGGAACAAACACACCGCTTCTTCCGCGCCGGACGCGCTTCATTCCTCGCCGACCTACAAGCCACCCGCACCTACACCGATGTACGGGCGCAACTGGCGTCAGCCAATACCCAAGTCGCCATGGGCCAGATCGATTTGTTCCTGGCGTTGGGGGGTGGTTGGGAGAGTGCGCGTAACAAGTGA
- a CDS encoding transporter, translating to MNQRIAHTRQDSDLFGLIYGFRFRPGERGQEIDSATALDCLHTPQDPEAFIWLHLNLAHAACQRWMKSNLELPEEFFQALHEGSRSTRIEHVDASLLAVVNDVVFDFGMVSSDISTLWVCTRSHLMISARQQPLHSVDRLRHSVKRGECFRSPLELLTHLLRDQGEVLEQIVRKTTLSVDKIEDQLLSSRLSENRADLGAMRRVLVRLQRLLALEPSSLMRVLNRPPAWLLDADVQELRQSTDESALVISDLIALGERIKLLQEEIAAKLNEQSNRTLFTLTVVTVLALPINIIAGFFGMNVGGIPLATDPEGFWVLVALVATFTLLAGRWAFRKRDVF from the coding sequence ATGAATCAACGCATTGCGCACACCCGTCAGGATTCAGATCTGTTTGGCCTGATTTACGGATTTCGCTTTCGACCGGGCGAGCGCGGCCAGGAAATTGATTCGGCAACCGCGCTGGACTGTTTGCACACCCCTCAAGACCCTGAGGCGTTCATTTGGCTGCACCTGAACCTGGCCCACGCGGCATGCCAACGCTGGATGAAATCCAATCTGGAATTGCCGGAGGAGTTTTTCCAAGCGCTGCACGAAGGTTCGCGCTCGACCCGCATCGAACACGTTGACGCCTCGTTGCTGGCGGTGGTCAATGACGTTGTGTTCGACTTCGGCATGGTCTCTTCGGACATCTCGACGTTGTGGGTATGTACCCGCAGTCATCTAATGATCAGCGCCCGCCAGCAGCCGTTGCATTCGGTGGATCGCTTGCGGCATTCGGTCAAACGCGGGGAATGCTTTCGCTCACCACTGGAATTACTCACGCACTTGCTGCGTGATCAGGGCGAAGTGCTTGAGCAGATCGTGCGCAAGACCACGCTCAGTGTCGACAAGATCGAAGACCAATTATTGTCGTCAAGGCTGAGCGAAAACCGGGCGGACCTTGGCGCCATGCGTCGGGTGCTGGTCCGCTTGCAACGGCTATTGGCGCTCGAGCCGAGCTCACTCATGCGCGTGCTCAATCGACCACCCGCCTGGTTGCTGGATGCTGATGTTCAAGAGCTGCGCCAATCCACCGATGAATCTGCGCTGGTGATCAGCGACCTCATCGCACTGGGCGAGCGAATCAAATTGTTGCAGGAAGAAATCGCCGCCAAGCTCAATGAACAAAGCAATCGCACTTTGTTCACTCTCACCGTGGTCACTGTCCTTGCGCTACCCATCAACATCATTGCCGGTTTCTTCGGTATGAACGTCGGCGGCATTCCACTGGCCACTGATCCAGAGGGCTTCTGGGTGCTGGTGGCATTGGTCGCGACCTTTACGTTGCTCGCCGGGCGTTGGGCATTTCGCAAGCGAGATGTTTTTTGA
- a CDS encoding MarR family winged helix-turn-helix transcriptional regulator: MTLDLLQMSISRSIVAASRHWRRICQNTLVNYGISEACAMPLLMILRLGDGVRQVTVAHAAGLESPSLVRLLDQLCAADIVLRTEDPTDRRAKSLSLTDSGRTLALSIEDELKSLRHKVLKNVEVSDLEATLRVLHAFEDAGHEDPDHHDAEWLS, translated from the coding sequence ATGACCCTAGATTTACTGCAAATGAGCATCAGCCGGAGCATCGTCGCGGCCTCTCGCCACTGGCGTAGGATTTGCCAGAACACGCTAGTCAATTACGGCATCTCCGAAGCCTGCGCGATGCCGTTGCTGATGATCCTGCGTCTGGGTGATGGCGTGCGCCAAGTGACCGTCGCCCACGCTGCGGGACTCGAAAGCCCATCCTTGGTACGTTTGCTCGATCAGTTGTGTGCCGCCGATATTGTCCTGCGCACCGAAGACCCGACTGACCGCCGCGCCAAATCCTTGAGCCTGACCGACAGCGGCCGAACGCTGGCGCTGTCCATCGAAGACGAACTGAAAAGCCTGCGCCACAAGGTGCTGAAAAATGTTGAAGTCAGCGACTTGGAAGCAACCCTGCGGGTGTTGCACGCGTTCGAAGACGCTGGCCATGAAGACCCTGACCACCACGACGCGGAATGGTTGTCGTGA
- a CDS encoding FUSC family protein — protein sequence MKGFFASVPPARDWFFGVRTFAASMVALYIALIMEMPRPYWAMATVYIVSSPFVGPTSSKALYRAIGTFAGAAAAVFFVPLFVQTPILLAIVIALWTGTLLFLSLHLRTANSYAFMLAGYTLPLIAFPVVDNPMAVFDIAIARTEEIFLGIVCAAVIGAMFWPRHLAPVVMDTANKWFADASAYSDRFLSRTQQSEEIGSLRAAMVGSFNSLELMIGQLSHEGVRPQSLRNSKELRGRMIHLLPVIDALDDALWAVERRTPELLGPLQSALEDVRAWLKGTPKSASLEKWEALHAKLEQLQPSPEQLDDRHHLLLSNALYRLSEWVDLWQDCRSLQHALRTDDQSPWRAVYRHWRLGRLTPFLDRGLMLYSVLSGVAAIIVASVLWILLGWPEGGSAVILAAVACSFFAAMDDPAPQIYRFFFWTTVAVILASLYLFLVLPNLNDFPMLVLAFAVPFIWIATLTVQPRFYLGTLLTLVNTATFISIQGAYDTDFLVFINNNMAGPVGLLFAFVWTLVVRPFGVEFAAKRLTRFGWRDISSLSQPGTLNEHRLMAVKMLDRLMQHLPRLTITAQDTGIALRELRVTLNLLDLLAYLPRVHPVPQTLLRQVIDDVSAYFQACLDARERLPAPKGLLITMDRARRSMTFDWMGDDPTRIHLLHALSGLRLALLPGVEIVTAGEFEEQPPYGLDGAPL from the coding sequence GTGAAGGGCTTTTTTGCCAGCGTACCGCCCGCACGTGACTGGTTCTTCGGCGTGCGGACGTTCGCCGCGTCGATGGTAGCGTTGTACATCGCCTTGATCATGGAAATGCCTCGGCCTTATTGGGCCATGGCCACCGTGTATATCGTGTCCAGCCCGTTTGTTGGCCCGACCAGTTCCAAAGCGCTGTACCGCGCTATCGGCACCTTTGCCGGCGCAGCGGCGGCAGTGTTTTTCGTGCCGCTGTTTGTGCAAACCCCCATTCTGTTGGCGATTGTAATTGCCTTATGGACCGGAACACTGCTGTTCCTTTCGTTGCACTTGCGCACGGCAAATAGCTACGCCTTTATGCTCGCCGGTTATACCCTGCCGCTGATTGCGTTTCCGGTGGTGGACAACCCGATGGCCGTGTTTGACATTGCCATAGCGCGCACCGAAGAGATTTTTCTCGGCATCGTCTGTGCTGCCGTGATTGGCGCCATGTTCTGGCCTCGGCACTTGGCCCCAGTGGTCATGGACACCGCCAACAAATGGTTCGCCGACGCTTCTGCGTATAGCGATCGCTTTCTGAGCCGTACTCAGCAGTCCGAAGAGATTGGCTCACTGCGCGCGGCCATGGTGGGCAGTTTCAATTCCCTGGAGCTGATGATCGGCCAGTTGTCCCACGAAGGCGTGCGCCCTCAAAGCCTGCGCAACAGCAAAGAATTGCGCGGTCGGATGATTCATTTGCTGCCGGTCATTGATGCGCTGGACGACGCCCTTTGGGCAGTGGAACGGCGCACCCCTGAACTGCTTGGGCCCCTGCAATCGGCGCTGGAAGACGTCCGCGCCTGGTTGAAAGGCACCCCAAAAAGCGCCTCTCTGGAGAAGTGGGAGGCGTTACACGCCAAGCTTGAGCAACTGCAACCCAGCCCGGAACAACTCGATGATCGACACCATTTATTGTTGTCCAACGCCTTGTACCGGTTGAGTGAATGGGTGGACTTATGGCAAGACTGCCGCAGCCTGCAACATGCCCTGCGCACGGACGATCAATCCCCATGGCGCGCCGTGTATCGGCACTGGCGCCTGGGTCGACTGACGCCCTTTCTGGATCGCGGTTTGATGCTGTATTCGGTGCTTTCCGGGGTCGCGGCGATCATCGTCGCTTCGGTGTTATGGATTCTGCTGGGCTGGCCCGAAGGCGGCAGTGCGGTGATTCTCGCGGCCGTGGCCTGTAGTTTTTTTGCGGCCATGGACGATCCGGCACCGCAGATTTACCGGTTCTTTTTCTGGACCACCGTGGCGGTAATCCTGGCCAGTTTGTACCTGTTCTTAGTGCTGCCAAACCTCAACGACTTCCCGATGCTAGTCCTCGCGTTCGCGGTTCCTTTTATCTGGATCGCCACGCTGACCGTGCAACCGCGTTTCTACCTCGGCACCCTGCTGACGTTGGTCAATACGGCAACCTTCATCAGCATCCAGGGCGCCTACGACACCGACTTTCTGGTCTTCATCAATAACAACATGGCCGGCCCGGTCGGCCTGTTGTTTGCGTTTGTCTGGACCTTGGTGGTGCGGCCGTTCGGGGTTGAATTTGCCGCCAAGCGCCTGACGCGTTTCGGTTGGCGTGACATCTCCAGCCTCAGTCAGCCGGGGACGCTGAATGAGCACAGGCTAATGGCGGTGAAAATGCTCGACCGCTTGATGCAGCATTTGCCGCGCCTGACCATCACCGCGCAAGACACCGGCATCGCCCTGCGCGAGCTGCGCGTCACGCTCAACCTGTTGGATTTGCTGGCGTACCTGCCCCGGGTTCATCCCGTGCCACAGACATTGCTGCGGCAGGTCATCGATGACGTCAGCGCTTATTTCCAGGCGTGCCTTGATGCCCGAGAACGCTTGCCTGCGCCCAAAGGCCTGTTGATAACCATGGACCGGGCCAGGCGCTCAATGACATTTGACTGGATGGGCGATGACCCGACCCGTATCCACTTACTGCACGCTCTGAGCGGTCTGCGCCTGGCATTGCTGCCTGGCGTCGAGATCGTGACGGCGGGCGAATTTGAAGAACAACCGCCCTATGGGCTCGATGGAGCGCCGTTATGA
- a CDS encoding aldo/keto reductase: MRTLDLAGSSVPVIGQGTWHIGEDASQRKDEVAALQLGIELGMTLIDTAEMYAEGDAERVVGEAIVGRRDLVYLVSKVYPHNSSRKGLPAACERSLQRLGTDYIDLYLLHWPGQYPLEETAEAFERLREVGKIGRWGVSNFDVSDLLELNDPACATNQVLYNIEQRGIEFDLLPWSEANGMPLMAYSPIAQGGRLLKSPVLRDIAARYNATPAQICLAWVLRHPGVIAIPKAVDPEHLRLNAAAAQWVLSDADLSAIESAWPTPLRKQQLAMI, from the coding sequence ATGCGAACCCTCGATCTGGCTGGTTCATCCGTTCCAGTCATCGGCCAAGGCACCTGGCACATTGGCGAAGACGCTTCCCAGCGAAAAGACGAAGTCGCCGCGCTACAGCTGGGGATTGAACTGGGCATGACGTTGATTGATACCGCCGAGATGTACGCCGAAGGCGACGCTGAACGAGTGGTCGGCGAAGCCATCGTCGGGCGACGCGATCTGGTGTACTTGGTCAGCAAGGTCTACCCGCATAACTCCAGCCGCAAAGGACTTCCGGCGGCGTGCGAACGAAGCCTGCAGCGGCTGGGCACCGACTACATCGATCTGTACTTACTGCACTGGCCTGGACAGTACCCACTCGAAGAAACCGCCGAAGCCTTCGAACGGTTACGGGAGGTGGGCAAGATCGGCCGTTGGGGTGTGTCCAATTTCGACGTCTCAGACCTGCTGGAACTCAACGACCCGGCCTGCGCCACCAACCAAGTGTTGTACAACATTGAGCAGCGCGGTATCGAGTTCGATTTGTTGCCATGGAGCGAGGCCAACGGCATGCCACTGATGGCTTATTCGCCGATTGCCCAAGGCGGACGTTTGTTGAAAAGTCCGGTGCTACGGGACATCGCTGCCCGCTATAACGCCACGCCCGCGCAAATCTGCCTGGCTTGGGTCCTGCGCCATCCGGGGGTGATCGCCATCCCCAAAGCAGTCGATCCCGAACACTTGCGCCTGAATGCAGCAGCGGCGCAGTGGGTGTTGAGCGACGCCGATCTGAGTGCTATCGAGAGTGCCTGGCCGACGCCCCTGCGCAAACAACAGTTGGCGATGATATGA
- a CDS encoding HlyD family secretion protein, with amino-acid sequence MTEPNTPVYAPPAAATGPAPAPIIASPTSQPRSLRVRIVSSVIFGSVALAGVLIVLYAWRLPPFTSAIQRTENALVRGQVTIIGPQLSGYVYEVPVQDFQFVKSGDLLVRLDDRIYKQHLDQALAQLGVQKAALANNLQQRRSADATILQRQAALSNTMAQVDKSAADLRRNEALISDGSVSKRDLDVTRADNAQAVAAVAQAKAALEISRQDLQTVIVNRGSLEASVANAEAAIELARIDLSNTRVIAPRDGQLGQIGVRLGAYVNSGAQLMALVPDRLWIIANMKETQMAGVRLGQPVTFSVDALDDQKMQGRVQRISPATGSEFSLLPADNATGNFVKIAQRIPVRITVEPNQPLAKRLRPGMSVVVSIDTSQSGDVPPDPADDDQAQGDPLKKSE; translated from the coding sequence ATGACCGAGCCTAATACCCCTGTATACGCGCCGCCCGCAGCCGCCACAGGTCCGGCGCCTGCACCGATCATTGCGTCGCCGACCAGCCAGCCACGCTCGTTGCGGGTGCGAATTGTCTCGTCGGTGATCTTCGGTTCGGTGGCCCTGGCCGGGGTGTTGATCGTGCTGTATGCCTGGCGATTGCCGCCCTTCACCAGCGCCATTCAGCGTACTGAAAATGCCTTGGTTCGGGGCCAGGTCACGATCATTGGGCCGCAACTGAGCGGGTATGTGTACGAGGTCCCGGTACAGGACTTCCAATTTGTGAAGTCCGGGGATTTGCTGGTGCGGCTGGACGACCGTATCTACAAACAACACCTGGATCAGGCGTTAGCGCAACTGGGCGTACAAAAAGCGGCACTCGCCAACAACCTGCAACAGCGGCGCAGCGCCGACGCAACCATTCTGCAACGCCAGGCCGCGCTGTCCAATACCATGGCCCAGGTCGACAAAAGCGCTGCGGATTTACGCCGCAACGAAGCGTTGATCTCGGATGGCTCCGTGTCCAAGCGCGATTTGGACGTGACCCGTGCGGATAACGCACAGGCGGTCGCCGCCGTGGCTCAGGCAAAGGCAGCGCTGGAAATATCCCGTCAGGATTTACAAACCGTGATCGTCAATCGCGGTTCACTGGAGGCGTCAGTGGCCAACGCCGAGGCCGCCATTGAGCTGGCGCGGATTGACCTGTCCAATACTCGGGTAATCGCGCCACGGGACGGGCAGTTGGGGCAAATTGGTGTGCGTCTGGGAGCCTACGTCAACTCTGGCGCGCAGTTGATGGCGCTGGTGCCGGATCGTCTGTGGATCATCGCCAACATGAAAGAAACGCAGATGGCAGGCGTTCGCTTGGGTCAACCGGTGACCTTCAGCGTCGACGCGTTGGATGATCAGAAGATGCAGGGCAGGGTGCAGCGTATTTCACCGGCCACCGGCTCGGAATTCAGCCTGCTGCCAGCGGACAACGCCACCGGCAACTTCGTCAAGATCGCCCAGCGGATCCCGGTGCGGATCACCGTCGAACCCAACCAACCATTGGCGAAACGCTTGCGGCCGGGGATGTCAGTGGTGGTGAGTATCGACACCAGCCAGAGCGGCGACGTACCGCCGGACCCAGCTGATGACGATCAAGCGCAAGGCGACCCACTCAAAAAATCTGAGTAA
- a CDS encoding methyl-accepting chemotaxis protein, whose product MNEMSATAQEVSRHAAQAATAADHADHSAQQGEQVMRSTITAITHMRGEISNTAVVIRQLETDSGRISKVLEVIRGIAEQTNLLALNAAIEAARAGDAGRGFAVVADEVRSLAQRTAASTAEINQIISTVQTGAVEAVKAIENGQSRSEESVQQVTEAGVMLHRITEAVEAIRDMNRQIATAAEEQTSVAEDISRNLSEITQIANANQDNVKRTETASRNLHGLSGQLNEVTARLSA is encoded by the coding sequence ATGAATGAAATGTCTGCTACCGCTCAGGAAGTCTCCCGCCACGCAGCTCAAGCCGCCACCGCCGCCGACCACGCGGACCATAGCGCCCAACAAGGCGAACAGGTGATGCGCAGCACCATTACTGCGATCACCCATATGCGCGGGGAAATTTCCAATACCGCGGTAGTCATCCGCCAATTGGAAACCGACAGCGGCCGTATCAGCAAGGTGCTCGAAGTGATTCGCGGCATCGCCGAGCAAACCAACCTGCTGGCGCTGAATGCCGCCATCGAAGCGGCGCGTGCCGGCGACGCAGGCCGTGGTTTTGCAGTGGTCGCCGACGAAGTTCGCAGCCTGGCGCAACGCACCGCCGCGTCCACCGCCGAGATCAATCAAATCATCAGCACCGTGCAAACCGGTGCCGTCGAAGCGGTGAAGGCCATCGAAAACGGTCAATCCCGAAGCGAAGAAAGCGTCCAGCAAGTCACCGAAGCCGGTGTCATGCTGCACCGCATCACCGAAGCGGTGGAAGCTATCCGCGACATGAACCGTCAGATCGCCACGGCCGCAGAAGAACAAACATCCGTCGCCGAAGACATCTCACGCAACTTGAGCGAAATCACCCAAATCGCCAACGCGAACCAGGACAACGTAAAACGCACAGAAACAGCCAGCCGAAACTTGCACGGTTTGTCGGGTCAGCTAAATGAAGTGACGGCTCGCTTGAGCGCCTGA
- a CDS encoding DUF1656 domain-containing protein codes for MIGDVDISGIFLPTLLVVMAITYALYLGVHALLNRAHFYRLVWHRALFNVGLYALLLGAVDTLSRYLMK; via the coding sequence ATGATCGGTGATGTGGACATCAGTGGGATCTTTCTTCCCACGCTGTTGGTCGTAATGGCGATCACCTACGCACTCTACCTGGGGGTGCATGCGCTGCTCAATCGCGCCCACTTTTATCGTCTGGTCTGGCACCGGGCTTTGTTCAACGTAGGTCTATACGCTCTGCTGCTCGGCGCTGTGGATACTCTCAGTCGATACCTGATGAAATGA
- a CDS encoding inorganic phosphate transporter has product MPSNSLAPDSLVQASGSRPRIDRKPSLLTWIVFFAVLGSGLLFTAYSLMHDVDDMGTVVTTWTPFLLLGVALLIALGFEFVNGFHDTANAVATVIYTHSLPPNFAVAWSGCFNFLGVLTSSGAVAFGIIALLPVELILQVGSSAGFAMIFALLIAAIMWNLGTWFLGLPASSSHTLIGSIIGVGVANALMHGRDGTSGVDWSQAIKIGYSLLLSPLVGFAFAALLLVAMRVFIKNRALYKAPEGNAPPPLWIRGLLILTCTGVSFAHGSNDGQKGMGLIMLILVGTLPMAYALNRAMPADQSVQFAAVAQVTQLALSKSVTQPAPADPRQELTTYVRTKQVTPTLVPALAVLTGKIGIQVGDYGSLSKVPAEATANVRNDMYLVSETIRLITANKVGNFDADTQAKLQQFKAQIDTATRFIPLWVKIAVAVALGLGTMVGWKRIVVTVGEKIGKTHLTYAQGASAELVAMVTIGAADMYGLPVSTTHVLSSGVAGAMVANGSGLQMRTLRNLAMAWVLTLPAAMVLSGSLYWLFTQIF; this is encoded by the coding sequence ATGCCCAGCAACTCCTTGGCGCCGGACTCGCTGGTCCAGGCCTCTGGCTCCAGACCGCGTATAGACCGTAAACCGAGCTTGCTCACTTGGATCGTGTTTTTCGCTGTGCTTGGCAGCGGTTTGTTGTTTACCGCCTACAGCCTGATGCACGACGTCGATGACATGGGCACGGTGGTAACCACCTGGACGCCGTTTTTGTTGTTGGGCGTGGCGCTATTGATCGCGCTGGGGTTTGAATTCGTCAACGGTTTCCATGACACCGCCAACGCCGTGGCGACGGTGATCTACACCCATTCGCTGCCGCCCAACTTTGCGGTGGCGTGGTCAGGTTGTTTCAACTTCCTCGGCGTGCTGACGTCAAGCGGCGCAGTGGCGTTCGGCATCATTGCGTTATTGCCCGTCGAGTTGATATTGCAGGTCGGCTCATCGGCCGGTTTTGCGATGATTTTCGCTCTGCTGATCGCGGCGATTATGTGGAACCTGGGCACGTGGTTTTTAGGACTTCCGGCGTCTTCTTCCCACACGTTGATCGGCTCGATCATCGGCGTCGGCGTGGCTAACGCCCTGATGCATGGCCGCGACGGCACCAGCGGTGTCGATTGGAGCCAAGCAATCAAGATTGGCTATTCGCTGCTGTTGTCGCCTTTGGTCGGCTTTGCATTTGCGGCATTGCTGTTGGTGGCGATGCGCGTGTTTATCAAGAACCGTGCGCTGTACAAGGCACCAGAAGGCAATGCGCCGCCTCCGCTGTGGATTCGTGGCCTGCTGATTCTGACCTGCACCGGCGTGTCATTTGCCCACGGCTCGAATGACGGCCAAAAAGGCATGGGCCTGATCATGCTGATTCTGGTGGGTACCTTGCCCATGGCCTACGCGTTGAACCGCGCCATGCCGGCTGACCAATCGGTGCAATTCGCAGCCGTGGCGCAGGTTACGCAGCTGGCATTGAGCAAAAGTGTCACCCAGCCAGCGCCCGCCGATCCTCGCCAAGAGCTGACGACTTATGTGCGCACCAAACAGGTGACGCCAACGTTGGTCCCGGCCTTGGCCGTATTGACCGGTAAGATCGGAATTCAAGTGGGCGATTACGGTTCGCTGTCGAAAGTACCCGCCGAGGCCACGGCCAACGTACGAAATGACATGTACCTGGTTTCAGAAACGATTCGCTTGATCACCGCGAACAAGGTCGGAAATTTCGACGCTGACACCCAAGCCAAGTTGCAGCAGTTCAAGGCGCAGATCGACACTGCCACGCGCTTCATCCCGCTGTGGGTGAAAATCGCGGTGGCGGTGGCGCTGGGCCTGGGGACCATGGTGGGCTGGAAACGGATCGTCGTGACCGTTGGCGAGAAGATCGGCAAAACCCATCTGACCTACGCCCAAGGCGCGTCGGCTGAATTGGTGGCGATGGTCACCATCGGCGCAGCGGACATGTATGGGTTACCGGTTTCCACCACCCACGTGTTGTCATCAGGCGTTGCCGGGGCCATGGTCGCCAACGGTTCCGGGCTGCAAATGCGCACCCTGCGCAACCTGGCCATGGCGTGGGTATTAACGCTGCCAGCGGCGATGGTGCTTTCCGGTTCACTGTACTGGTTATTTACTCAGATTTTTTGA
- a CDS encoding efflux RND transporter periplasmic adaptor subunit, whose translation MKKPLLTLGRVVLTLLIVIFASVVVWRMVMYYMFAPWTRDGHIRADIVQIAPDVSGLIQRVDVVDNQVVSKGQVLFVIDQDRFRLALRQAQATVAERQEAYEQARRENKRNRGLGNLVAQEQLEESQSREARGLAALGESQVAVDAAQLNLDRSVIRSPVDGYLNDRAPRAQEFVSAGRAVLSVVDGSSFHIDGYFEETKLAGIHIGQSVDIRVIGDHTRLRGHVQSIVAAIEDRDRSSGTNLLPNINPAFSWVRLAQRIPVRIAFDSVPEDFRMIAGRTATVSMINDADLAAYDAKDKDAAK comes from the coding sequence ATGAAAAAACCTCTACTGACATTGGGCCGCGTGGTCCTGACCCTGCTGATTGTGATTTTTGCCTCCGTTGTTGTCTGGCGCATGGTGATGTACTACATGTTCGCGCCCTGGACCCGGGACGGGCACATCCGCGCCGATATCGTTCAGATCGCCCCGGACGTTTCCGGGCTGATCCAACGCGTGGACGTTGTGGATAACCAGGTGGTGAGCAAAGGCCAGGTGCTGTTCGTCATCGATCAGGACCGTTTTCGTCTGGCCCTGCGCCAGGCGCAAGCCACGGTCGCGGAACGCCAGGAGGCCTACGAACAGGCCCGTCGCGAAAACAAACGTAACCGGGGCCTGGGTAATCTGGTCGCCCAAGAACAACTGGAAGAAAGTCAGTCCCGCGAGGCCCGAGGCCTGGCAGCGCTGGGCGAATCCCAAGTGGCAGTGGACGCGGCGCAACTAAACCTGGATCGCTCGGTGATTCGCAGCCCGGTAGACGGCTACCTCAACGACCGTGCGCCGCGTGCGCAAGAATTCGTCAGTGCCGGCCGTGCAGTGTTGTCGGTGGTGGACGGTTCGTCGTTTCACATCGACGGCTATTTTGAAGAAACCAAACTGGCCGGCATTCATATCGGCCAGTCTGTGGATATACGCGTGATTGGCGACCACACCCGCTTGCGCGGTCATGTGCAAAGCATCGTCGCCGCCATCGAAGACCGTGATCGCAGCAGCGGTACCAACCTGTTGCCAAACATCAATCCGGCATTCAGTTGGGTGCGTTTGGCGCAACGGATTCCGGTACGAATCGCCTTTGACAGCGTGCCCGAAGACTTCCGCATGATTGCCGGGCGCACCGCAACCGTGTCGATGATCAACGACGCCGACCTCGCCGCCTACGACGCCAAAGACAAGGACGCCGCTAAATGA